A portion of the Mycobacterium paraseoulense genome contains these proteins:
- a CDS encoding glycerate kinase family protein, with translation MLVLVAPDCYGDSMTAVEAAAAIATGWTRSRPGDRFIVAPQSDGGPGFLEVLASRLGGKTRRLRVSGPLSTMVEAHWLFDPATTTAYLECAQACGLALLGGPPTPETAMAAHSRGVGQLIAEVMRAGATRIVIGLGGSACTDGGQGMIAELGGLDSARRQLGNVELVAASDTEYPLLGPWGAARVFGPQKGADTVTVAALEVRLQAWALILEAVAGRDVSAEPGAAAAGGIGAGLLALGGRCESGAAIIAHHTRLADDLDTAELIVTGEGRFDEQSLHGKVVGFLADAARPRGLPVIVLAGQVGLDNATVRSAGIMAALSIADHAGSVRLAQADAANQLMGLASTVAARLGNSGPSRYR, from the coding sequence ATGCTCGTCCTGGTGGCCCCGGATTGCTATGGCGACAGCATGACTGCGGTGGAGGCCGCGGCGGCGATCGCGACGGGGTGGACCCGGTCCCGTCCGGGCGACCGGTTCATCGTCGCCCCGCAGTCCGACGGCGGCCCCGGCTTCCTCGAGGTGCTCGCCAGCCGGTTGGGGGGCAAGACGCGGCGCCTGCGGGTGTCCGGGCCGCTGTCCACCATGGTCGAAGCGCACTGGCTGTTCGACCCCGCGACGACGACCGCCTACCTGGAGTGCGCGCAGGCGTGCGGCCTGGCCCTGCTGGGCGGTCCGCCCACCCCGGAGACCGCGATGGCGGCCCACAGCAGGGGAGTGGGCCAGCTGATCGCCGAGGTGATGCGGGCCGGGGCGACGCGGATCGTGATCGGGCTGGGCGGCAGCGCGTGCACCGACGGCGGGCAGGGCATGATCGCCGAGCTCGGCGGCCTGGATTCCGCCCGTCGCCAACTGGGCAACGTGGAGCTCGTCGCCGCCTCCGACACCGAATATCCGCTGCTCGGGCCGTGGGGTGCGGCCAGGGTGTTCGGGCCGCAGAAGGGCGCGGACACGGTCACCGTCGCGGCTCTGGAAGTCCGCCTGCAGGCGTGGGCGCTCATCCTGGAAGCCGTCGCCGGACGCGACGTGAGTGCCGAACCGGGCGCGGCCGCCGCCGGCGGGATCGGCGCCGGGCTGCTGGCCCTGGGCGGCCGCTGCGAGTCGGGGGCGGCGATCATCGCCCATCACACCCGGCTCGCCGACGATCTGGACACGGCGGAGCTGATCGTCACCGGCGAAGGGCGCTTCGATGAGCAGTCGCTGCACGGCAAGGTGGTGGGCTTTCTCGCCGACGCGGCCCGCCCGCGGGGATTGCCCGTGATCGTGCTGGCGGGTCAGGTCGGCCTGGACAACGCCACGGTGCGCTCGGCGGGCATCATGGCCGCCTTGTCCATCGCCGACCACGCCGGATCGGTGCGGCTGGCGCAGGCCGACGCGGCCAACCAGCTCATGGGGCTGGCCTCGACGGTGGCGGCGCGACTCGGGAATAGCGG
- a CDS encoding DUF3043 domain-containing protein yields MKLMGRKKGQDDLDGGAAAVDATGAGEATSRGSRGTTPKGRPTPKRSEARRTARKGPVAPAPMTAAEARARRKSLAGPKLSREERKADRVASRAKMANRRERMMAGDEAYLLPRDQGPVRRYVRDVVDSRRNLLGLFMPATLFLMFAMFTTPQLQLYVSPAMLLLMGVMMVDGLLLGRKVSKLVDAKFPENTETRWKLGLYAASRASQMRRLRTPRPQVGRGSDVR; encoded by the coding sequence GTGAAGTTGATGGGCCGTAAGAAGGGCCAGGACGATCTTGACGGGGGCGCGGCGGCGGTCGACGCCACCGGAGCCGGAGAAGCGACCTCTCGGGGCTCGCGTGGGACGACCCCGAAGGGCCGCCCCACGCCCAAACGCAGCGAAGCGCGGCGCACCGCGCGCAAGGGCCCGGTCGCGCCCGCACCGATGACCGCGGCGGAGGCGCGGGCCCGCCGCAAATCGTTGGCCGGCCCCAAGCTCAGCCGCGAGGAGCGCAAGGCCGACCGGGTGGCCAGCCGCGCGAAGATGGCCAACCGACGCGAGCGCATGATGGCCGGCGACGAGGCATACCTGTTGCCGCGCGACCAGGGCCCGGTCCGGCGCTACGTGCGCGACGTGGTGGATTCCCGGCGCAACCTGCTGGGCCTGTTCATGCCGGCGACGCTGTTCTTGATGTTCGCCATGTTCACCACCCCGCAGCTGCAGCTCTACGTCTCCCCGGCGATGCTGCTGCTGATGGGCGTGATGATGGTCGACGGGCTGCTCCTGGGCCGCAAGGTGAGCAAGCTGGTGGACGCGAAGTTCCCGGAGAACACCGAAACCCGTTGGAAGCTGGGCCTCTACGCCGCCAGCCGGGCGTCGCAGATGCGGCGGTTGCGCACGCCGCGGCCTCAGGTCGGGCGCGGCAGCGATGTCCGTTAG
- a CDS encoding bifunctional adenosylcobinamide kinase/adenosylcobinamide-phosphate guanylyltransferase, which produces MRTLVLGGIRSGKSRWAEGAIAEALPAGRSVCYLAPGPTGADDAAWADRVAEHRSRRPGHWSTVETDDIASQLRGSPDTPTLVDDLGAWLTGTLDRHGGWDGGSVAAPVRDLLAAIGSFSSTLVVVSPEVGLTVVPATASGRRFADELGGLNQRVADVCDRVVLVVAGQAVPIKPSGT; this is translated from the coding sequence GTGCGCACGCTGGTGCTCGGCGGGATCCGATCGGGCAAATCCCGGTGGGCGGAGGGCGCCATCGCCGAGGCGCTGCCGGCCGGCCGATCGGTGTGTTACCTGGCCCCGGGGCCGACCGGTGCGGACGACGCGGCCTGGGCGGACCGGGTCGCCGAGCACCGCAGCCGCCGCCCGGGGCATTGGTCGACGGTCGAAACCGACGACATCGCAAGCCAACTGCGCGGGTCGCCGGACACCCCGACGCTCGTCGACGACCTGGGCGCCTGGTTGACCGGCACGCTGGACCGCCACGGCGGGTGGGACGGCGGGTCGGTGGCGGCTCCGGTCCGCGACCTGCTCGCCGCGATCGGCTCATTCAGCTCCACGTTGGTGGTCGTGAGCCCGGAGGTCGGGCTGACCGTCGTCCCGGCCACCGCGTCCGGGCGCCGGTTCGCCGACGAACTGGGCGGCCTCAACCAGCGCGTCGCCGACGTCTGCGACCGGGTGGTCCTGGTGGTGGCCGGGCAGGCGGTGCCGATCAAGCCGTCGGGGACCTGA